A single region of the Montipora capricornis isolate CH-2021 chromosome 13, ASM3666992v2, whole genome shotgun sequence genome encodes:
- the LOC138030333 gene encoding putative uncharacterized protein DDB_G0290521 yields MQITISSSEQVSQVLSPTAIDERAPAKNQTAPKNRHQSLLQTTVSSQGGFSLTRPPKSPDKSDPEDSEMQAVQVDPPSPPQQTNTSLSQGQNSHTLLPELSTTVTQKDQPKVRTVPENSSPSSPRAIIQPEGSVRPGVQQVTNIGRGQLVHESGNRAAGKNASLLENTNPAQPTPGISTSILQPASQSMSVNSTSTTDERLLPQAQTGPTIADSPFSPIVLSPR; encoded by the coding sequence ATGCAAATAACGATATCGTCATCAGAACAAGTTTCACAAGTATTGTCGCCAACGGCAATCGATGAACGAGCTCCTGCAAAAAATCAAACGGCACCCAAGAATCGACACCAGTCGCTGTTACAAACAACCGTTTCGTCCCAGGGAGGCTTTTCACTGACACGACCACCCAAAAGTCCAGACAAGAGTGATCCAGAAGATTCCGAAATGCAAGCAGTACAAGTAGACCCACCATCACCGCCGCAACAAACAAACACGTCATTATCGCAAGGACAAAATTCGCACACGCTGTTACCCGAATTGTCGACAACGGTTACCCAAAAGGATCAGCCGAAAGTTCGAACAGTACCCGAGAATTCATCACCGTCGTCGCCACGAGCTATTATTCAACCAGAAGGAAGTGTTCGCCCCGGAGTTCAACAAGTGACGAATATCGGGAGAGGTCAACTGGTGCATGAGTCTGGAAACAGAGCGGCAGGGAAGAATGCGTCACTGCTAGAAAATACAAATCCCGCGCAACCTACGCCGGGAATTTCCACGTCAATTCTACAACCAGCAAGTCAGTCGATGTCAGTGAATTCAACGTCAACAACAGATGAACGATTATTACCCCAAGCACAGACTGGACCGACGATCGCAGACTCGCCGTTTTCACCCATCGTATTGTCACCTCGATGA